Proteins from a single region of Lates calcarifer isolate ASB-BC8 linkage group LG19, TLL_Latcal_v3, whole genome shotgun sequence:
- the colec11 gene encoding collectin-11 isoform X1, which produces MKGEKLLIPMVLMSVMMSFVPIQTSYGQHLAEETCTVQILVPGLKGEPGEKGQKGAPGRPGRVGPPGEIGQAGLKGEKGIMGRYGKVGPSGMKGVKGDTGDPGPRGPNGEPGVPCECTPMRKMIGEMDILVAQLSSELKFIKNALPSPAAVAGIKETDSKVYLLVKEEKRYSDAELYCQTRGGHLVMPKDEGANAAIAGYITEAGLSRVYIGIHDLDREGVFTYVDRSPMTTFSKWRKGEPNNAYDDEDCAEMVASGEWTDVACHPTMYFICEFDKDSV; this is translated from the exons ATGAAAGGAGAGAAGCTGTTAATACCAATGGTACTAATGTCTGTGATGATGAGTTTTGTACCAATACAGACATCTTATGGACAGCACTTGGCAGAGGAGACCTGCACTGTCCAGATCCTTGTCCCTGGACTTAAAG GAGAACCAGGAGAGAAAGGACAAAAGGGAGCACCGGGGAGACCGGGAAGAGTCGGCCCTCCTGGAGAGATTG GCCAAGCTGGGCttaaaggagagaaaggaattATGGGTCGCTATGGAAAAGTGGGCCCAAGTGGAATGAAAG GGGTAAAAGGAGACACCGGGGATCCAGGTCCAAGAGGCCCTAATGGAGAGCCAG GAGTTCCGTGTGAGTGCACACCAATGAGGAAGATGATCGGAGAAATGGACATTCTCGTGGCCCAGCTATCCTCTGAACtgaaattcattaaaaatg CACTGCCCTCCCCTGCAGCTGTTGCTGGcataaaagagacagacagtaaagTCTATCTGttggtgaaggaggagaaacGCTACTCCGACGCCGAGCTCTACTGCCAGACGAGGGGAGGGCACCTGGTCATGCCCAAGGATGAGGGAGCCAACGCAGCCATCGCGGGCTACATCACTGAGGCGGGCCTGAGCAGAGTCTACATCGGCATTCACGACCTGGACCGAGAGGGCGTTTTCACCTATGTGGATCGCTCTCCCATGACTACGTTCAGCAAATGGAGGAAAGGAGAGCCCAACAACGCCTATGATGACGAGGACTGTGCTGAGATGGTGGCCTCTGGAGAGTGGACTGATGTGGCGTGCCACCCAACCATGTACTTTATCTGTGAATTTGACAAAGACAGTGTCTGA
- the colec11 gene encoding collectin-11 isoform X2, with the protein MKGEKLLIPMVLMSVMMSFVPIQTSYGQHLAEETCTVQILVPGLKGEPGEKGQKGAPGRPGRVGPPGEIGQAGLKGEKGIMGRYGKVGPSGMKGVKGDTGDPGPRGPNGEPGVPCECTPMRKMIGEMDILVAQLSSELKFIKNAVAGIKETDSKVYLLVKEEKRYSDAELYCQTRGGHLVMPKDEGANAAIAGYITEAGLSRVYIGIHDLDREGVFTYVDRSPMTTFSKWRKGEPNNAYDDEDCAEMVASGEWTDVACHPTMYFICEFDKDSV; encoded by the exons ATGAAAGGAGAGAAGCTGTTAATACCAATGGTACTAATGTCTGTGATGATGAGTTTTGTACCAATACAGACATCTTATGGACAGCACTTGGCAGAGGAGACCTGCACTGTCCAGATCCTTGTCCCTGGACTTAAAG GAGAACCAGGAGAGAAAGGACAAAAGGGAGCACCGGGGAGACCGGGAAGAGTCGGCCCTCCTGGAGAGATTG GCCAAGCTGGGCttaaaggagagaaaggaattATGGGTCGCTATGGAAAAGTGGGCCCAAGTGGAATGAAAG GGGTAAAAGGAGACACCGGGGATCCAGGTCCAAGAGGCCCTAATGGAGAGCCAG GAGTTCCGTGTGAGTGCACACCAATGAGGAAGATGATCGGAGAAATGGACATTCTCGTGGCCCAGCTATCCTCTGAACtgaaattcattaaaaatg CTGTTGCTGGcataaaagagacagacagtaaagTCTATCTGttggtgaaggaggagaaacGCTACTCCGACGCCGAGCTCTACTGCCAGACGAGGGGAGGGCACCTGGTCATGCCCAAGGATGAGGGAGCCAACGCAGCCATCGCGGGCTACATCACTGAGGCGGGCCTGAGCAGAGTCTACATCGGCATTCACGACCTGGACCGAGAGGGCGTTTTCACCTATGTGGATCGCTCTCCCATGACTACGTTCAGCAAATGGAGGAAAGGAGAGCCCAACAACGCCTATGATGACGAGGACTGTGCTGAGATGGTGGCCTCTGGAGAGTGGACTGATGTGGCGTGCCACCCAACCATGTACTTTATCTGTGAATTTGACAAAGACAGTGTCTGA